The following are encoded together in the Ranitomeya imitator isolate aRanImi1 chromosome 4, aRanImi1.pri, whole genome shotgun sequence genome:
- the LOC138673928 gene encoding zona pellucida sperm-binding protein 4-like, producing the protein MTLIMERINNGEVEHDKKDLKCPSLPALDAPSPSDCAAIKTTDRLQCANSSVPQDVCNRLGCCFSPGALPQCYYGNKFTALCTDDGQVLIVLSKELTAPSLIFESAFVHGVDSSSCPSLRTSKNSAFLVFQFPLSCGGGSRVLGNSIVYENTVEATRDVRIWKGSSITRDSTMRLTVRCSYSQTGNLPLHVEVLTLPPPLPVSTTGPLLLEMRIAKDDAYAVYFMDNEYPVTKFLRDPVFLEVRILRRTDPSLVLMLDDCWATSTSDPTQEVQWPILVDGCPFPGDNYRTKQYSVETPSQRLQYPTHYQRFIVNTFTFLDANDQPSTGGLVYFHCSAAVCVADGTQSCRTSCPQRKRRDIEESGEKITVSKGPVHFIDPKMPSQTKGDMSTSMQGDIWDYDTQNETAVPDFIGAEKEDHVDGDLIEITKNFPRRVKDFESDDSTLVWLKAVAVGGGIFTLTMAVLGVWRCQKSQRPTMYSVKI; encoded by the exons ATGACTCTGATCATGGAACGTATAAATAATGGTGAAGTGGAACATGATAAAAAGGACCTTAAATGTCCTTCATTGCCAG CTTTGGATGCTCCAAGCCCTAGTGACTGTGCTGCTATCAAGACGACTGACCGTCTACAGTGTGCAAATTCATCTGTGCCTCAGGATGTCTGTAATCGACTAGGATGCTGCTTTTCTCCTGGAGCCTTGCCCCAATGTTATTACGGGAACAAAT tcactgccctatgtactgatgaTGGTCAAGTTCTGATCGTACTTTCTAAAGAGCTGACTGCACCATCATTGATCTTTGAATCTGCCTTTGTCCATGGTGTGGATTCCTCATCCTGTCCGTCACTGAGAACTTCTAAGAATTCAGCTTTTCTAGTGTTTCAGTTTCCCCTCTCATGTGGTGGAGGAAGTCGG GTCTTGGGTAACTCCATTGTATATGAGAATACAGTGGAAGCCACTAGGGATGTTAGGATATGGAAAGGCTCATCCATCACAAGAGACAGTACGATGAG GCTGACAGTTCGATGTAGTTATTCCCAGACTGGCAACCTTCCATTACATGTTGAGGTGCTTACTCTGCCACCACCACTTCCAGTATCCACTACGGGACCTCTGCTGCTGGAGATGAGAATAGCTAAAG ATGATGCATATGCAGTATACTTCATGGACAATGAGTATCCAGTAACTAAATTTCTAAGAGATCCAGTTTTCTTGGAAGTCCGCATTCTGAGAAGAACAGATCCAAGCCTGGTCCTAATGTTGGATGACTGCTGGGCCACGTCTACTTCAGATCCCACACAAGAAGTCCAGTGGCCTATACTTGTAGATGG ATGCCCCTTTCCTGGAGATAACTACAGGACGAAGCAATACTCGGTTGAAACTCCCTCACAGAGATTGCAGTACCCAACACACTACCAACGTTTCATTGTCAACACCTTCACATTTCTGGATGCAAATGACCAACCTTCAACTGGTGGACTG GTGTACTTCCACTGCAGTGCCGCAGTTTGTGTAGCAGATGGGACACAATCTTGTAGAACCTCATGCCCACAAAGAAAAA GACGAGACATTGAGGAAAGTGGTGAGAAGATCACAGTGAGCAAAGGTCCAGTTCACTTCATTGACCCTAAAATGCCATCACAGACAAAGGGTGACATGTCTACTAGCATGCAAG GAGACATCTGGGACTATGATACACAGAATGAAACGGCTGTACCAGATTTCATAGGTGCTGAAAAGGAAGATCATGTGGATGGGGACTTAATTGAAATAACCAAGAATTTCCCCAGAAGAGTCAAAG acTTTGAATCGGATGACTCCACCCTGGTGTGGCTCAAAGCGGTGGCTGTAGGAGGAGGGATCTTTACTTTAACGATGGCAGTACTTGGTGTCTGGCGGTGCCAAAAAAGTCAGAGGCCCACAATGTATTCTGTAAAAATATGA
- the LOC138674444 gene encoding zona pellucida sperm-binding protein 4-like has product MSYSSYFLEEHYPVVKVLRDPVYLEVRLLHRTDPNLVLVLNDCWATNSADSTLLPQWPILLNRCPFDGDNYISQSVPVGGPTQSLPFPNHYKRFVVKTFTFVDQGAQTALEGLIYFHCSASVCVPSAMDNCVTSCSSRKRRMAEDVEPEPLANVVTSDGPVEFLPIETEALNLKGHTYSKYSKLDVVRAVTVGGVVMSVFVVFLGVWFHCRTQSKKHELNA; this is encoded by the exons ATGTCCTACTCCTCTTACTTCCTGGAGGAGCATTACCCTGTGGTTAAAGTACTCAGAGATCCAGTCTACTTGGAAGTCCGCCTCTTGCATAGAACCGATCCCAATCTTGTCCTAGTGTTAAACGACTGCTGGGCCACTAACTCTGCAGACTCCACGCTCCTTCCTCAATGGCCTATCCTATTGAATAG ATGCCCCTTCGATGGTGACAACTACATTTCCCAGAGTGTACCTGTTGGAGGTCCTACGCAAAGCCTGCCTTTCCCAAATCACTATAAACGTTTTGTAGTGAAGACCTTTACATTTGTGGATCAAGGGGCCCAAACTGCTCTTGAAGGATTG ATCTACTTCCACTGTAGTGCTTCTGTCTGTGTCCCATCTGCCATGGACAACTGTGTGACTTCATGTTCCTCAAGAAAGA GACGTATGGCTGAAGATGTTGAACCAGAACCTTTAGCAAACGTGGTGACTTCAGATGGACCAGTTGAGTTCCTCCCAATTGAGACTGAGGCCTTAAATCTAAAAG GTCACACTTACTCTAAATATTCAAAGTTGGATGTTGTCCGAGCTGTTACTGTTGGAGGAGTAGTTATGTCAGTGTTTGTGGTGTTTTTAGGTGTTTGGTTTCATTGTAGGACACAAAGTAAGAAACACGAACTAAATGCTTAA